One Clarias gariepinus isolate MV-2021 ecotype Netherlands chromosome 5, CGAR_prim_01v2, whole genome shotgun sequence genomic region harbors:
- the ndufb3 gene encoding NADH dehydrogenase [ubiquinone] 1 beta subcomplex subunit 3 gives MGGDHGHGKLSMPDYKTWKWEGTPLEFTQQRLARRGLKDPWARNEAWRYSFGSPVTFREVFLRGFKTGFIAFAVALAVEYTFFPPKKSEH, from the exons ATGGGCGGGGATCACGGCCATGGCAAGCTGTCCATGCCGGACTATAAGACGTGGAAATGGGAGGGAACGCCTTTGGAGTTTACCCAACAGCGGCTGGCTCGACGAGGTCTGAAGGACCCTTGGGCAAG aaacGAAGCATGGAGGTACTCCTTCGGCTCCCCGGTCACCTTCCGCGAAGTCTTCTTGCGTGGATTTAAAACAGGATTCATCGCATTCGCAGTGGCCCTGGCTGTCGAGTACACCTTCTTCCCTCCGAAGAAGTCTGAGCATTAA